ATTTAGAGGCATAAAAATTAACTCCTAATTTCTAAAAATTTATGATTTTTGCTACTAGCTAAGTTGGCAGAACTAAGCTACCAATTCTTAACCTAACTAATCCGCAAACTGTTAAAATAATCTGCTCATACGTCTCAAGCTTTAAGCGAAATCTTTGTGAGGCTATGCGGAATATTTTAAGTAATCGAATCAAATGTTCAATGAATATCCGATTACTAGATAAAGCCTTATTTTCATCTTTTTGCTGTTGAGTTAATTCTCGTTTTGGTTTCTTTTTATGAGGAGTAGTGATATTCTCACCTCCTTGAAAGCCTTTATCACCTGAAAAGGGTTGAGATTTATCAAATTTATTTTGAGATTGACGAAACAATTTTATATCTGCTGTTGGCCCAGGAACACCTACTTCTACCTCTACAATATCTTTGCCTTCTGGTATGCCAATTATCAGACTTTTTAATGTATGTTGTCTCTTCTTTCCAGAAAAATATTTCTGTTGCTCTTTTTGGTCAGAATCCCTATATATTGGCTGTTCTAAGCTATCGACTAATAGCCTAA
This region of Nostoc sp. UHCC 0302 genomic DNA includes:
- a CDS encoding transposase family protein — its product is MILDYIQKYPLRTKQILGISYEQLQSLLNCALKRNRYIKAKQESHKIRINAAGGGRPEKLSTEEQVCLCLFYLRQMPTFQVLGMLFGVSKTEANDTFHDWIPILRDILPASLLEQVSNNESDLLFVQEVLTNFRLLVDSLEQPIYRDSDQKEQQKYFSGKKRQHTLKSLIIGIPEGKDIVEVEVGVPGPTADIKLFRQSQNKFDKSQPFSGDKGFQGGENITTPHKKKPKRELTQQQKDENKALSSNRIFIEHLIRLLKIFRIASQRFRLKLETYEQIILTVCGLVRLRIGSLVLPT